Proteins from a genomic interval of Scatophagus argus isolate fScaArg1 chromosome 6, fScaArg1.pri, whole genome shotgun sequence:
- the diras1a gene encoding GTP-binding protein Di-Ras1a: MPEQSNDYRVVVFGAGGVGKSSLVLRFVKGTFRDTYIPTVEDTYRQVISCDKSVCTLQITDTTGSHQFPAMQRLSISKGHAFILVYSITSRQSLEELKPIYQQVLAIKGTVESIPIMLVGNKSDELAQREVETKEGEAQAAAWKCAFMETSAKTNSNVKELFQELLALEKKRDMSLSIDGKRSGKQKRADKLKGKCSIM, translated from the exons ATGCCCGAGCAGAGTAACGACTACCGGGTGGTGGTGTTCGGAGCCGGTGGGGTGGGGAAGAGCTCGCTGGTCCTTCGCTTTGTCAAAGGCACCTTTAGAGACACGTACATCCCGACCGTGGAGGACACGTACAGACAG GTGATCAGCTGCGATAAGAGCGTCTGCACGCTGCAGATCACAGACACAACAGGAAGTCACCAGTTTCCCGCCATGCAGCGTCTTTCCATCTCCAAGGGCCACGCCTTCATTCTGGTCTACTCCATCACCAGCCGCCAGTCGCTGGAGGAGCTCAAACCCATTTACCAACAG GTCCTGGCCATCAAAGGCACCGTGGAGTCCATTCCCATCATGCTCGTGGGCAACAAAAGTGACGAGTTGGCCCAGCGCGAGGTGGAGACGAAGGAGGGCGAGGCCCAGGCCGCCGCCTGGAAGTGCGCCTTCATGGAGACGTCAGCCAAGACCAACTCCAACGTGAAGGAACTGTTCCAGGAGCTGCTGGCcctggagaagaagagggacaTGAGCCTGAGCATCGACGGCAAGCGCTCAGGAAAACAGAAACGAGCCGACAAGCTGAAGGGGAAGTGCAGCATCATGTAG